Proteins found in one Echinimonas agarilytica genomic segment:
- a CDS encoding RodZ domain-containing protein, whose amino-acid sequence MMKDETVQAEPEVKSGPGTRLAAAREAAGKTATEIAERLNLRPAVIEAIDADDYQSLPSATFVRGYLRAYARDVGLPESEIMTAFEEYGDAKSASSNMQSFSRRTSNERSDSRVMWLTYLIVLVLIGFVVLWWWQKNQDQALRLQTMPQATEVSEALNQPSQPKNSTLAQPEPEIEPVSQTALEQMPAAELEPVTDESEAESSQAEQFAPPAQAEAEIIEANESEVGELSAPAENQTAQANSQPNDTQQGNVIIRLAFAKDCWIKVEDANGRVVAEGVKTPARDIEFAGVPPFNAIFGAPDAVTVEYQGKPYSFVVEDAGRPLRLTIPETE is encoded by the coding sequence GTGAAATCAGGCCCAGGTACACGATTAGCCGCCGCTCGAGAAGCGGCTGGTAAAACAGCAACGGAAATTGCAGAACGTTTAAATCTGCGTCCCGCTGTGATTGAAGCCATAGATGCTGATGATTATCAAAGCCTGCCGTCAGCGACTTTTGTGCGCGGCTATTTACGTGCTTATGCCCGTGATGTGGGGTTGCCTGAATCCGAGATCATGACGGCCTTCGAAGAGTACGGCGATGCCAAGAGCGCATCGTCCAATATGCAAAGCTTTAGTCGCCGTACAAGCAATGAACGCTCTGACAGCCGAGTGATGTGGTTGACCTACCTCATCGTCTTAGTCTTAATCGGGTTTGTGGTGCTTTGGTGGTGGCAAAAAAATCAAGATCAAGCGCTGCGCCTGCAAACCATGCCTCAAGCCACAGAAGTATCTGAAGCGTTGAATCAGCCATCTCAGCCTAAGAATTCGACTTTGGCACAGCCTGAGCCTGAAATTGAACCTGTTAGCCAAACAGCGTTAGAGCAGATGCCTGCTGCTGAACTTGAACCGGTCACGGATGAGTCTGAGGCTGAAAGTTCTCAAGCAGAACAATTTGCGCCACCGGCACAAGCTGAAGCAGAAATCATTGAAGCCAATGAGAGTGAAGTCGGTGAGCTTTCAGCGCCGGCAGAAAATCAGACAGCTCAAGCTAATAGTCAACCTAACGATACGCAACAGGGCAATGTTATTATTCGTTTAGCATTTGCCAAAGATTGCTGGATTAAAGTCGAAGATGCCAACGGGCGTGTTGTCGCCGAAGGCGTAAAGACTCCCGCTCGCGATATAGAATTTGCTGGTGTGCCACCATTTAATGCAATTTTTGGCGCTCCAGACGCAGTCACGGTAGAATATCAAGGCAAACCATATTCGTTTGTTGTAGAAGACGCTGGTCGACCATTGCGTCTTACGATTCCTGAAACAGAGTAG